A part of Deltaproteobacteria bacterium genomic DNA contains:
- a CDS encoding MATE family efflux transporter produces MSAQAGVVAASEPGRIPGGIAEVAILAYPVVLQTLSDTLMQVVDSAIVGHLGVTELGAVGFGGVWLWTLLCAFVGSATGVQTFVAQAFGAGQARQCGRWVWQALYVLLPAAVVWAVVIALAFAPLLELLGPSPELRALAAHYAQARLYGVPAVVAGVVFTSLLRGLGNTRTPLLVTIAANLLNAGLAYALVFGRFGLPTLGVAGAGAATAVANWVYALTLLVVLMRPRLARAYGTWPVRPQLEACRRFARTSLPIGGQWVLDMVSFALFSTIIVRMGNAPMAASQAMIQLLALSFMQAYGLSIASGALVGRYVGAQELESAERSHRSAMQLGMGLAVLVAALFVAVPDLLLGIFTRDPEVVALGRPLLALGALFQLLDAAGIIAGGSLRGAGDTRWPFLVQTGLAWLVRLPLVYLIAVVLGGGVVGAWFGELGYVTVLGSTWLLRFRAGAWRAIRI; encoded by the coding sequence ATGTCGGCACAAGCTGGGGTGGTGGCGGCGAGTGAGCCCGGGCGAATACCCGGCGGAATCGCGGAAGTTGCCATCCTCGCCTATCCGGTTGTGCTGCAGACACTCTCCGACACCCTGATGCAGGTGGTCGACTCGGCTATCGTCGGTCATCTCGGGGTCACCGAGTTGGGCGCCGTCGGCTTCGGCGGGGTATGGCTGTGGACGCTGCTGTGCGCGTTTGTCGGCAGTGCCACCGGGGTGCAGACCTTCGTCGCGCAAGCCTTCGGTGCCGGGCAAGCACGGCAATGCGGGCGCTGGGTGTGGCAGGCGCTCTACGTCTTACTGCCAGCGGCGGTGGTCTGGGCGGTCGTGATCGCGCTGGCATTTGCGCCGCTGTTGGAGCTGCTCGGACCGTCACCCGAGCTGCGGGCGCTGGCGGCGCACTATGCCCAGGCGCGCCTGTACGGTGTGCCGGCGGTGGTGGCCGGCGTGGTGTTTACCTCGTTGCTTCGTGGGCTGGGCAACACGCGCACGCCGCTGTTGGTGACCATCGCCGCCAACCTGCTCAATGCTGGGCTGGCCTACGCCTTGGTGTTTGGCCGCTTCGGATTGCCTACCTTGGGAGTGGCGGGCGCCGGGGCCGCCACTGCCGTTGCCAACTGGGTATACGCGCTGACTCTGCTGGTCGTACTCATGCGCCCGCGGCTAGCACGGGCGTACGGCACGTGGCCGGTGCGCCCGCAGCTGGAGGCCTGCCGCCGCTTCGCCCGCACCAGCCTGCCGATCGGCGGACAGTGGGTGCTGGACATGGTCTCATTCGCCCTCTTCTCCACCATCATTGTCCGCATGGGCAACGCGCCCATGGCCGCCAGTCAGGCGATGATACAGCTGCTCGCGCTGTCGTTCATGCAGGCGTACGGGCTGTCGATTGCGTCGGGTGCGCTGGTCGGCCGTTACGTCGGGGCGCAGGAACTGGAGTCGGCCGAGCGCAGCCACCGCTCGGCGATGCAGCTGGGCATGGGGTTGGCGGTGTTGGTGGCGGCGCTTTTTGTTGCCGTGCCGGACCTGTTGCTCGGCATCTTTACGCGTGATCCCGAGGTCGTCGCCCTGGGCCGGCCGTTGCTGGCGTTGGGCGCGTTGTTCCAGCTGCTCGATGCCGCCGGCATCATCGCCGGCGGTTCGCTGCGCGGCGCCGGTGATACCCGCTGGCCCTTCCTGGTGCAGACCGGGTTGGCGTGGCTGGTGCGGCTGCCGCTGGTCTACCTGATCGCGGTCGTGCTCGGCGGCGGGGTGGTGGGCGCGTGGTTCGGCGAACTGGGCTACGTGACGGTGTTGGGCTCGACGTGGCTGCTGCGCTTTCGTGCCGGCGCCTGGCGCGCGATCCGGATTTGA
- a CDS encoding putative sulfate exporter family transporter, translated as MYATRRWFQSEDWWAVWIGLAVFALSLTATAGLDLLGWAVATRGWLELSKALAPVSKSYAQLPGFVSLLLTYLFLLVVMATGAGALGLNLRRFAVGFTVLFWLSYGCWLIGNYAYIAATPDQRPGFGIGWSLGLTGEAGFIVALLAGLTLGNFFPRATALLKEATRPEWYIKTAIVLLGATLGVQAAGATGLATAIMFRGLAAIVEAYLIYWALVYFLARRYFGFSREWAAPLASGISICGVSAAIATGAAIRARPVVPIMVSSLVVVFSVVELLLLPLLAQALLAHEPMVAGAWMGLAVKTDGAAVASGTITEALIRAKALAESGVRYKEGWILLTTTTVKIFIDVFIGVWAFVLALVWVYGIDKRPGERVALREIWQRFPKFVLGYGATFAVPFAAVLAAPDLAGGLKAATAESNVFRVLFFVMTFFSIGLVSDFKRLWEEGIGRLAAVYAVSLFGFILWIGLAISWIFFHGVRPPLEGAL; from the coding sequence ATGTACGCTACGCGGCGTTGGTTTCAAAGCGAAGACTGGTGGGCTGTTTGGATCGGACTGGCAGTGTTTGCGCTGTCACTGACGGCGACGGCCGGCCTAGATTTGCTGGGGTGGGCGGTGGCGACCCGGGGCTGGCTCGAACTTTCGAAGGCGCTGGCACCGGTGTCGAAATCGTACGCGCAACTGCCGGGGTTCGTCTCTCTGCTGCTGACCTATCTCTTTCTGCTGGTGGTTATGGCTACCGGCGCCGGCGCGCTCGGGTTGAATCTGCGGCGGTTTGCAGTCGGGTTCACGGTCTTATTCTGGCTGAGTTATGGCTGCTGGCTGATCGGCAACTACGCCTACATCGCCGCGACCCCGGACCAGCGCCCCGGTTTCGGCATCGGCTGGTCACTTGGTCTCACCGGCGAAGCGGGCTTCATCGTGGCGTTGCTGGCCGGGCTGACGCTGGGGAACTTCTTTCCGCGCGCCACGGCATTGCTCAAAGAAGCGACGCGGCCGGAGTGGTACATCAAAACTGCGATCGTGTTGTTGGGCGCAACGCTGGGGGTGCAGGCGGCCGGTGCCACCGGCTTGGCCACCGCGATCATGTTCCGCGGCCTTGCCGCCATCGTCGAGGCCTACCTGATCTACTGGGCGCTGGTGTACTTCCTCGCTCGCCGCTACTTCGGCTTCAGTCGCGAGTGGGCGGCGCCGCTGGCCTCGGGCATCTCGATCTGCGGCGTCTCGGCCGCCATCGCCACCGGCGCCGCAATCCGCGCCCGGCCGGTGGTGCCGATCATGGTCTCATCACTGGTGGTGGTGTTTTCGGTGGTGGAGTTGTTGCTGTTGCCGTTGCTGGCGCAAGCGCTGCTGGCGCACGAGCCGATGGTGGCCGGGGCGTGGATGGGCCTGGCGGTCAAGACCGACGGCGCGGCGGTGGCTAGTGGCACCATCACTGAGGCGCTCATCCGGGCCAAGGCGTTGGCGGAGTCAGGCGTTCGCTACAAGGAAGGCTGGATATTGCTGACCACCACCACGGTGAAGATCTTCATCGACGTGTTCATCGGCGTCTGGGCGTTCGTACTGGCATTGGTGTGGGTCTACGGCATCGACAAGCGGCCGGGCGAGCGGGTGGCGTTGCGCGAGATCTGGCAGCGCTTTCCCAAGTTCGTGCTCGGGTACGGCGCTACCTTCGCCGTGCCCTTTGCCGCGGTGCTCGCTGCACCCGACCTCGCCGGCGGCCTGAAGGCAGCGACCGCGGAGAGCAACGTCTTCCGAGTGCTGTTCTTCGTCATGACCTTCTTCTCGATCGGGCTCGTCTCGGACTTCAAGCGGCTGTGGGAGGAAGGTATCGGCCGATTGGCGGCGGTGTATGCCGTAAGCCTGTTCGGCTTTATTCTCTGGATCGGTCTGGCGATCTCGTGGATCTTCTTTCACGGCGTCCGCCCGCCCCTCGAAGGAGCACTGTGA
- a CDS encoding universal stress protein — MIKRILVPVDFSDTALQALDYAIEFGKPFRPELVVLFVVEPVYYATPADLYGPAANLSMLLDEQRRIGKEQLLRLAAELEKRGVNARTVLQTGTPFQVIVDTAERLKADLIVMATHGRTGLSHVLLGSVAERVVRSAACPVVTVRGYKPAKRKPRTKRPSR, encoded by the coding sequence ATGATTAAACGAATCCTGGTACCGGTAGACTTCTCCGACACCGCGCTGCAGGCGCTCGACTACGCCATCGAGTTCGGCAAGCCGTTTCGCCCCGAACTGGTGGTGTTGTTCGTCGTCGAGCCGGTGTACTACGCCACGCCGGCGGATTTGTACGGGCCGGCGGCGAATCTGAGCATGCTGCTCGATGAGCAACGCCGCATCGGTAAGGAACAGCTGCTGCGCTTGGCGGCAGAGCTGGAGAAGCGCGGCGTGAATGCGCGCACCGTGTTGCAGACGGGCACTCCCTTCCAGGTGATCGTCGACACCGCCGAGCGGCTCAAGGCCGACCTGATCGTCATGGCCACCCATGGCCGCACCGGCTTGTCGCACGTGCTGCTGGGCAGTGTGGCCGAGCGGGTCGTGCGCAGCGCCGCCTGCCCCGTGGTCACCGTCCGCGGCTACAAGCCGGCGAAGCGCAAGCCGCGAACGAAGCGCCCGTCGCGTTAG
- the gshB gene encoding glutathione synthase, with protein sequence MRFAFVMDPLDRVLPDKDTTFVFMLESLRRGHEVYHCQPGDLFLDHATPHARLRRAEVCRVPASERETQRHYQLFEERIARLDWFEAVFMRKDPPFDLAYFFTTHLLSLVDGRRSLVLNHPRGLREANEKLYALNFPEVIPATLVSNDPVRLKAFMEEQGGEMIIKPLGGCGGAGVFHLHRSDRNLNALLEMATANGAQLIMAQRYLPAVRQGDKRLIVLNGEPLGGVLRVPREDEHRGNIHVGGTCVRTEVTARDREICAQLAPRLRADGLYFVGLDIIGGHLTEVNVTSPTGVQEINALNATCLEAPVLDFVEHRVATLARG encoded by the coding sequence ATGCGCTTCGCCTTCGTCATGGACCCGCTGGATCGGGTCCTGCCCGATAAGGACACCACGTTCGTCTTCATGTTGGAGTCGCTACGGCGCGGGCACGAGGTCTACCACTGCCAGCCGGGCGACTTGTTCCTCGACCACGCTACACCACACGCCCGCCTGCGCCGGGCCGAGGTGTGCCGCGTGCCGGCGAGCGAGCGCGAGACGCAGCGCCACTACCAGTTATTTGAAGAGCGCATCGCCCGCCTCGATTGGTTCGAGGCCGTTTTCATGCGCAAGGACCCGCCCTTTGATCTGGCTTACTTCTTCACCACCCACTTGCTCAGCCTGGTTGACGGGCGCCGCAGTCTGGTGCTCAACCATCCCCGCGGCTTGCGCGAGGCCAACGAGAAGCTTTACGCGCTCAACTTCCCCGAGGTCATTCCCGCCACCCTGGTCAGCAACGACCCGGTGCGCTTGAAGGCGTTCATGGAAGAACAAGGCGGCGAGATGATCATCAAGCCGCTCGGCGGCTGCGGTGGCGCGGGCGTGTTTCATCTGCACCGCAGCGACCGCAATCTCAACGCACTGCTGGAGATGGCGACCGCCAACGGCGCCCAGCTCATCATGGCGCAGCGCTACCTGCCGGCGGTACGCCAGGGCGATAAGCGGCTCATCGTGCTCAACGGCGAACCGCTCGGCGGCGTGCTGCGCGTGCCGCGCGAGGACGAGCACCGCGGCAACATTCACGTCGGCGGTACCTGCGTGCGAACCGAAGTGACGGCACGCGACCGCGAGATTTGTGCTCAGCTGGCGCCGCGCCTGCGCGCCGACGGATTGTACTTCGTCGGCCTCGACATCATCGGCGGCCACCTCACCGAGGTCAACGTCACCAGCCCCACCGGCGTACAAGAGATCAACGCCCTCAACGCCACCTGCCTCGAAGCCCCGGTGCTCGATTTCGTCGAGCACCGCGTCGCCACCCTGGCCCGCGGGTAG
- a CDS encoding 16S rRNA (uracil(1498)-N(3))-methyltransferase: protein MSRKRLPRFFVAHDAIAGERAVLTGEERHHARVCRLRPGARVELFDDCGREYDALVNTATAELIELTVTERVPAPRESGLALTLAVALLKADKLDLVIEKATELGVAEVVVFRCERTLGGSGSSRRERWQRIALSAAKQCGRSAVPRIYGPESLEALARRPADLRLVCWEQASAAAGFPGGGCPASVLIAVGPEGGFTTDEVTRLQAAGFSSVSLGPRMLRAETAAITAAALAQARWGDLGGRA from the coding sequence GTGAGCCGCAAACGCCTGCCGCGGTTTTTCGTAGCGCACGACGCCATCGCCGGCGAGCGTGCCGTCTTGACAGGAGAAGAGCGCCACCACGCGCGTGTATGCCGCTTGCGGCCCGGGGCGCGGGTCGAGCTATTCGACGATTGCGGCCGCGAATACGACGCGCTCGTGAACACGGCCACCGCTGAACTGATCGAGCTGACAGTGACTGAACGGGTGCCGGCGCCGCGCGAGTCTGGGCTCGCGCTGACGCTGGCAGTCGCCCTGTTGAAAGCTGACAAGCTTGACCTGGTGATCGAGAAGGCCACCGAGTTGGGGGTCGCCGAGGTGGTGGTGTTCCGCTGCGAACGGACCCTCGGCGGCAGCGGTAGCAGCCGGCGCGAGCGCTGGCAGCGGATTGCGCTCAGTGCCGCCAAGCAATGCGGGCGCAGCGCGGTACCGCGGATTTACGGACCCGAGTCACTGGAAGCGCTGGCGCGGCGCCCGGCTGACCTGCGGCTCGTCTGCTGGGAGCAGGCGAGTGCGGCGGCGGGGTTCCCCGGCGGCGGCTGTCCGGCCTCGGTGCTAATTGCCGTCGGTCCCGAGGGTGGGTTCACAACCGATGAGGTAACGCGCTTGCAGGCCGCCGGCTTTAGTAGCGTCTCACTCGGCCCGCGCATGCTGCGCGCCGAGACCGCCGCCATCACCGCGGCGGCGCTGGCACAAGCCCGTTGGGGCGACCTCGGCGGCCGGGCCTAG
- a CDS encoding 50S ribosomal protein L11 methyltransferase has translation MRPQAMPGAWTEVTVAVPSVFGEALASFLLDLGSPGLVTDDGQPTVTFTAYLAADARQQLAALRAFCADISAVARITTNNLPAQDWAHNWRDHFPPLAIGERLYLVPPWINDLPTGRIAIVIDPGLAFGTGHHATTQASLLLLERAVAAQPPHRALDLGTGSGILAIALAKLGVAEVCAVDSDSEACRCARENCARNGVSDKVKVVGALGETSGRFDLVVANLLSSLLIELAPALAAALAPGGQLIVSGILLPEVADVAGAFAAHGLAEHARIAMGEWVTLHLRPHLL, from the coding sequence ATGAGGCCGCAGGCAATGCCCGGTGCGTGGACGGAAGTCACGGTTGCAGTTCCCAGTGTTTTCGGTGAAGCGCTGGCCAGCTTCCTGCTCGACCTGGGATCACCGGGGTTAGTCACCGACGACGGGCAGCCGACGGTGACCTTCACCGCTTACCTTGCCGCCGATGCCCGCCAGCAGCTGGCGGCGTTGCGGGCATTTTGCGCTGATATCAGCGCTGTCGCGCGCATTACCACCAACAATCTGCCAGCGCAGGACTGGGCCCATAACTGGAGGGACCACTTCCCGCCGCTGGCCATCGGCGAGCGGCTGTACCTCGTGCCGCCGTGGATCAACGACCTCCCCACCGGGCGCATCGCCATCGTCATTGATCCGGGGCTGGCTTTCGGCACTGGCCACCACGCCACCACGCAGGCGTCGCTGCTGCTGCTGGAGCGCGCCGTGGCGGCGCAGCCACCTCACCGGGCGCTCGACCTGGGCACGGGCTCGGGCATCCTCGCCATCGCGCTCGCCAAGCTCGGGGTAGCCGAGGTGTGCGCCGTCGATAGCGATAGCGAGGCCTGCCGCTGTGCACGCGAAAACTGCGCGCGCAACGGCGTGAGCGACAAAGTAAAGGTGGTCGGTGCGCTGGGAGAGACCTCTGGCCGCTTTGACCTCGTCGTGGCCAACTTGCTCAGCTCGCTGCTCATCGAGCTAGCGCCAGCGCTGGCGGCTGCACTGGCGCCCGGCGGGCAGCTGATAGTGTCCGGCATCCTGCTACCCGAGGTCGCAGACGTCGCCGGCGCGTTTGCCGCTCACGGCCTCGCTGAGCACGCTCGCATCGCCATGGGCGAGTGGGTGACTCTACATTTGCGGCCGCACCTACTGTGA
- the tatC gene encoding twin-arginine translocase subunit TatC, with product MSVDVKMPLTAHLEELRWRLIRALLAVGLAFMVAYYFAEILFGFLTEPLLSLNASLSQGNPGAGAVQLIGTGVAEAFFTKLKVCFLAGVFAASPVILYQLWQFIAPGLYDNEKHYAQPFVFFGTIFFLAGAAFCYYLVLPVGYRFFVEEYGTIRVDPQIRISEYLTFTARMLLAFGVTFELPVITFFLARLGIVTAALMLHYLRYAVLLIVVMAAMLTPGPDIASQMLMAGPLLVLYLLSIGIAYLFAKPRAT from the coding sequence ATGTCGGTCGATGTGAAGATGCCGCTGACCGCGCACCTCGAGGAGCTGCGCTGGCGGCTAATCCGGGCGCTGCTCGCCGTCGGCCTAGCATTCATGGTGGCTTACTACTTCGCCGAGATCCTTTTCGGGTTTCTTACCGAACCATTGCTGAGCCTCAATGCCAGCCTCAGCCAAGGCAATCCGGGCGCGGGGGCGGTGCAGCTGATCGGTACGGGTGTCGCGGAGGCGTTCTTCACCAAGTTGAAGGTGTGCTTCCTCGCCGGTGTGTTCGCCGCCAGTCCGGTGATTCTCTACCAGCTGTGGCAATTCATCGCGCCCGGGCTGTACGACAACGAGAAGCACTACGCTCAGCCGTTCGTGTTCTTCGGCACCATCTTCTTCCTCGCCGGTGCCGCCTTCTGTTACTACCTGGTGCTGCCCGTCGGCTACCGGTTCTTCGTCGAGGAGTACGGCACCATTCGCGTCGACCCGCAGATCCGCATCAGCGAGTATCTGACATTCACCGCCCGCATGCTGCTGGCGTTCGGGGTGACCTTCGAGTTGCCGGTGATCACGTTCTTCCTCGCCCGCCTCGGCATCGTGACCGCGGCGTTGATGCTGCACTACCTCCGTTACGCCGTGCTGCTCATCGTTGTCATGGCGGCCATGTTGACACCGGGACCCGATATCGCCTCGCAGATGTTGATGGCCGGGCCGCTGTTGGTGCTGTACCTGCTGAGCATTGGTATCGCATACCTGTTCGCCAAGCCACGAGCGACATGA
- the tatB gene encoding twin-arginine translocase subunit TatB has product MFGIGLPELLVIMVVALVVLGPKRLPEVAQALGKALGELRKATSGITDELRNAQIMLEEETRAAMAPAKSPVAKAEPPAAAAAAPNTVPAGSDTPVSQTVASEAPPTTETT; this is encoded by the coding sequence ATGTTTGGCATCGGCTTGCCAGAACTACTCGTGATTATGGTTGTCGCCCTGGTTGTTCTGGGGCCGAAACGGTTGCCGGAAGTGGCCCAGGCACTAGGAAAGGCCCTGGGCGAGTTACGCAAAGCCACCAGCGGCATCACCGACGAGTTGCGCAACGCCCAGATCATGCTCGAAGAGGAAACCCGGGCCGCCATGGCGCCCGCCAAGTCCCCCGTCGCGAAAGCCGAGCCACCGGCGGCCGCGGCGGCGGCGCCCAACACAGTACCGGCCGGTAGCGACACTCCGGTTTCGCAGACGGTTGCCAGCGAAGCGCCGCCGACAACCGAGACCACCTGA